Proteins encoded within one genomic window of Sceloporus undulatus isolate JIND9_A2432 ecotype Alabama unplaced genomic scaffold, SceUnd_v1.1 scaffold_18947, whole genome shotgun sequence:
- the LOC121918598 gene encoding uncharacterized protein LOC121918598 codes for ELQTCTTLNPASLLPIPHELVQHDCLQVLDEVYTSRPGLKDTPLPDADLTLYTDGSSFVIDGTRKAGYAVVTEEGKVLEEGALGPNVSAQKAELIALNRALQLSQGRKVNIYTDSKYAFLTLHAHAILYKERGLLSASGKTLKHIEEIKALLENVWLPEKVAVIHCKGHQAGEDNVAKGNRLADMKAKIAAELPIEKEMALQVEQYLPQQIIYTKDEEDWVAREGGVKRKGLWILPNNKIYLPEKTAWHLVKELHHQFHLGSTNAQLLLERQVYFQGLTAIIKKVSQRCEICARVNPRVGTLNPPGVQRTGSSPWEHVVIDFTEMPKVGKYRYLLVIVCTFSGWIDVFPTTNEKAEQVVKALLREIIPRSGFPLFIGSDNGPSFVHQVVQRLCKSLGITWKLHCAYHPQSSSRVERMNRTLKGTISKMCLETGLKWTEVLPMAVFKIRCTPTRFLGLSPYEIVFGRPPLNLQRLNGDLEQWGKFQLMKEVQLIGRTVNELQKFVQCARYPFPVTPLHPFSPGDAVWLKDWKSNPLGPRWKGPYDVLLTTPTAVKLKGVKPWIHYTRVKKDHSRQWVSEPIDQQPLKLRIKRS; via the coding sequence GAGTTACAAACTTGTACTACCTTGAATCCTGCTTCACTGTTGCCTATTCCCCACGAACTAGTTCAACATGATTGCCTACAAGTACTTGATGAAGTCTATACTAGTAGACCCGGATTGAAAGATACCCCATTACCGGATGCTGATTTAACTCTGTATACAGATGGGAGCAGTTTTGTTATAGATGGCACCCGAAAGGCAGGATATGCGGTAGttacagaagaaggaaaagtttTAGAGGAAGGAGCCTTGGGACCAAATGTGTCAGCACAAAAGGCTGAGCTGATAGCTCTGAATAGAGCCCTCCAACTGTCACAAGGAAGAAAAGTTAACATATATACTGATTCGAAATATGCCTTCCTCACATTACATGCCCATGCGATTTTGTATAAAGAAAGAGGACTTCTTAGTGCTTCAGGAAAAACTCTTAAACATATAGAGGAAATTAAAGCATTGCTGGAAAATGTGTGGTTACCTGAAAAAGTAGCTGTGATACATTGTAAGGGTCACCAAGCAGGAGAAGATAATGTAGCAAAAGGAAATAGGCTAGCAGACATGAAGGCTAAAATAGCGGCTGAATTACCGATAGAGAAGGAAATGGCCCTGCAGGTAGAACAATACCTACCACAACAAATAATATATACAAAAGATGAGGAGGACTGGGTTGCCAGGGAAGGAGGAGTTAAAAGAAAAGGATTATGGATACTCCCAAATAATAAAATTTACTTGCCAGAAAAGACAGCATGGCACTTAGTTAAAGAACTACACCATCAATTTCATTTAGGAAGCACAAATGCCCAGCTATTGTTAGAAAGGCAAGTGTACTTTCAAGGATTGACAGCTATCATTAAAAAGGTGTCCCAAAGATGTGAGATTTGTGCTCGGGTTAACCCTAGGGTGGGGACCTTGAATCCTCCAGGTGTACAGAGGACAGGATCCTCCCCCTGGGAGCATGTGGTCATTGATTTCACTGAAATGCCCAAAGTAGGAAAATACAGATATCTATTAGTAATAGTGTGTACGTTTTCTGGATGGATAGATGTTTTCCCCACAACCAATGAGAAAGCTGAGCAGGTTGTGAAAGCCTTGCTTAGGGAAATCATACCTAGGTCAGGTTTCCCTTTGTTTATTGGAAGTGATAATGGCCCTTCCTTTGTACATCAAGTAGTTCAAAGGTTATGTAAAAGTTTGGGAATAACCTGGAAACTGCATTGTGCGTACCATCCCCAAAGTTCGTCCAGGGTAGAACGTATGAATAGAACTTTAAAGGGAACAATTTCAAAAATGTGTTTAGAAACAGGACTCAAATGGACAGAGGTGCTACCCATGGCAGTATTTAAAATCAGATGTACCCCTACTAGGTTCTTGGGTTTGTCTCCCTATGAAATTGTGTTTGGAAGACCCCCATTGAATTTACAGAGGTTGAATggggacctggagcaatggggaAAGTTTCAGTTAATGAAAGAGGTTCAGTTAATTGGAAGAACTGTCAATGAGTTACAAAAATTTGTGCAATGCGCCAGATACCCTTTCCCTGTCACTCCTCTCCACCCTTTTTCGCCAGGAGATGCGGTGTGGTTAAAAGACTGGAAAAGTAATCCACTGGGACCAAGGTGGAAAGGACCATATGATGTACTACTAACTACACCCACTGCTGTCAAGTTGAAAGGAGTTAAACCTTGGATCCATTACACC